Proteins co-encoded in one Hyalangium ruber genomic window:
- a CDS encoding carotenoid oxygenase family protein, whose protein sequence is MKVSIVRRYESKLGDSDFHPYRTGAWTPNTVELDATDLEVLEGEIPRDLAGVYLRNTENPLFEAITGRYHPFDGDGMVHAIRFRDGGAEYRNRFVKTAGLQAELEAGGALWAGILESPDASQREGWGARTRMKDASSTDILVHRGEALTTFYQCGDAYRLDPYTLETRGTVRWSEQVEGKPGVRGVFPKGATVSAHPKVDERTGELLFFNYSKEEPFLHFGVVDAQGKLARYLPVALPGPRLPHDMAFTEHYAILNDFPMMWDPARLEKNQHRPVYRPELGSRFGIVRRDGTGPVRWFEASPTYVLHFSNAYEEGDEIILEGFHQGAPIPKRLEGETAIDAFRKSLDMRELQTRLHRWRFNLVTGQTHEAFLDDEVSEFPTIDNRVGGRKHRKVVAMTGEPGHFLFNGMVAYDLERGTKQSYRFPEGVFASESPIAPRTGTRDEADGYVVTFVSDLRNDSSECQLFEASDIARGPIARIRLPHRISSGTHATWVSEADLAKHGAR, encoded by the coding sequence ATGAAGGTTTCCATCGTCCGCCGCTACGAGTCGAAACTCGGTGATTCGGACTTCCATCCGTATCGCACCGGCGCATGGACGCCGAACACGGTGGAGCTCGATGCCACCGACCTCGAGGTGCTCGAGGGAGAGATCCCTCGCGATCTGGCAGGTGTCTATCTCCGCAACACGGAGAATCCCCTCTTCGAGGCCATCACCGGTCGCTATCACCCGTTCGACGGAGACGGGATGGTGCATGCGATCCGCTTCCGGGATGGCGGCGCGGAATACCGCAATCGCTTCGTGAAGACCGCGGGGCTCCAGGCCGAGCTGGAAGCTGGCGGCGCCCTCTGGGCGGGGATTCTGGAGTCACCCGATGCCTCGCAGCGCGAGGGCTGGGGCGCCCGGACGCGGATGAAGGACGCCTCGTCCACGGACATCCTCGTCCACCGGGGCGAAGCGCTCACCACGTTCTACCAGTGCGGGGATGCGTACCGACTCGATCCGTACACCCTGGAGACGCGCGGCACGGTGCGCTGGAGCGAGCAGGTGGAAGGGAAACCGGGCGTGCGCGGGGTGTTCCCGAAGGGCGCGACCGTGTCGGCGCACCCGAAGGTGGACGAGCGAACGGGCGAGCTGCTGTTCTTCAACTACTCGAAGGAAGAGCCGTTCCTGCACTTCGGAGTGGTCGACGCGCAGGGGAAGCTCGCCCGCTACCTGCCGGTGGCGCTGCCGGGCCCGCGCCTTCCGCACGACATGGCGTTCACGGAGCACTACGCCATCCTCAACGACTTCCCCATGATGTGGGACCCGGCGCGGCTGGAGAAGAACCAGCACCGCCCGGTGTACCGCCCGGAGCTCGGTTCGCGCTTTGGAATCGTGCGGCGCGATGGCACCGGCCCGGTGCGCTGGTTCGAGGCCTCGCCCACGTACGTGTTGCACTTCTCCAACGCGTACGAGGAAGGCGACGAGATCATCCTCGAGGGGTTCCACCAGGGAGCGCCGATTCCGAAGCGGCTCGAGGGCGAGACGGCCATCGATGCGTTCCGTAAGAGCCTGGACATGCGCGAGCTGCAGACGCGCCTGCACCGCTGGCGGTTCAACCTGGTCACGGGCCAGACGCACGAAGCGTTCCTCGATGACGAGGTGTCCGAGTTCCCGACCATCGACAACCGCGTGGGCGGAAGGAAGCACCGCAAGGTGGTCGCCATGACGGGCGAGCCGGGACACTTCCTCTTCAACGGCATGGTGGCGTACGACCTGGAGCGCGGGACGAAGCAGTCGTACCGCTTCCCGGAAGGCGTCTTCGCCAGCGAGTCACCGATCGCGCCGCGAACGGGTACACGCGACGAGGCCGACGGCTACGTGGTGACCTTCGTGAGCGACCTGCGCAACGACAGCAGCGAGTGCCAGCTCTTTGAGGCGAGCGACATCGCTCGCGGCCCCATCGCGCGCATCCGGCTGCCGCACCGGATCTCCAGCGGCACACACGCCACCTGGGTGTCCGAAGCGGACCTCGCGAAGCACGGCGCGCGGTAG
- a CDS encoding DUF899 domain-containing protein, producing the protein MTLASTMTGELREATRRSEVTREEWVQARRALLAREKAFTHERDALSAARRALPMVKVDKRYVFEGPSGQRTLTDLFDGKRQLIIYHFMFDPSWNEGCKSCSLVADNFEASIVHLAARDTAFAVISRAPLAKIEPFKQRMGWKFRWLSSSGTDFNYDYNVSFRPEELATQSAEYNYEKKSFSMSEAPGLSVFLREGNDVFHTYSTYGRGLDLLINTYNYLDLTPVGRNEQELPYGMAWVRHHDKYEGA; encoded by the coding sequence ATGACCCTGGCGAGCACGATGACGGGTGAGTTGCGGGAGGCGACGCGAAGGAGCGAGGTCACTCGCGAGGAGTGGGTGCAAGCCCGCAGGGCCCTGCTTGCCAGGGAGAAGGCTTTCACGCATGAACGTGATGCGCTGAGCGCGGCGCGCCGCGCGCTTCCGATGGTGAAGGTGGACAAGCGCTACGTCTTCGAGGGGCCGAGCGGCCAGCGCACCCTCACGGACCTCTTCGACGGCAAGCGCCAGCTCATCATCTACCACTTCATGTTCGATCCGAGCTGGAACGAGGGGTGCAAGAGTTGCTCCCTTGTCGCCGACAACTTCGAGGCATCCATCGTTCACCTCGCGGCGCGCGACACGGCCTTCGCCGTCATCTCACGTGCGCCGCTCGCGAAGATCGAGCCGTTCAAGCAGCGCATGGGCTGGAAGTTCCGCTGGCTCTCCTCGTCGGGCACTGACTTCAACTACGACTACAACGTGTCGTTTCGTCCCGAGGAGCTGGCGACACAGAGCGCCGAGTACAACTACGAGAAGAAGTCCTTCTCGATGTCGGAGGCACCGGGCCTCAGTGTGTTCCTCCGCGAGGGCAATGACGTCTTCCACACGTACTCGACGTACGGACGCGGCCTCGACCTGCTGATCAACACCTACAACTACCTCGATCTCACGCCGGTGGGCCGCAACGAGCAGGAGCTGCCGTACGGGATGGCGTGGGTGCGCCATCACGACAAGTACGAGGGGGCCTGA
- a CDS encoding S8 family peptidase, which produces MRLSLPSKLALCGLSVSLLVACKTDPTNPTPGDPNTPCRTAAELTAAQASQEKFVTVERPIPGEFVVVLKEPQRGIAPVEAAQVARSLSAKYGGSVITTYEHALRGFAGAMSEEQARALSNDPEVAYVQQNQVVVAFDNQANAPWGLDRVDQRDLPLSKSYSYGGQGRGVNAYIIDTGIRTSHSDFGGRAEVGYDAINDGKKGIDCNGHGTHVAATVGGSTYGVAKSAKLYAVRVLSCSGSGSTAGVIAGVDWVTNNHVKPAVANMSLGGGADRAMDDAVRRSVAAGVTYVLAAGNDNKDACTTSPARTPEAITVGATTDTDARASFSNFGSCVDIFAPGHQITAAWYTSDTDTKTISGTSMAAPHTAGVAALYLERNPNASPNDVVKALADNATPGKVGTPGSCSPNKLAFTGFIAGAVPTSSAQ; this is translated from the coding sequence ATGCGTCTTTCCCTGCCGTCGAAGCTGGCGCTGTGCGGCCTGAGCGTGTCCTTGCTGGTGGCGTGCAAGACGGACCCAACGAATCCCACTCCCGGAGATCCGAATACGCCGTGTCGCACCGCCGCGGAGCTCACCGCGGCGCAGGCCTCGCAGGAGAAGTTCGTCACGGTGGAGCGGCCGATTCCGGGCGAGTTCGTGGTGGTCCTGAAGGAGCCGCAGCGGGGCATCGCGCCGGTGGAAGCGGCTCAGGTGGCGCGCAGCCTCTCGGCGAAGTACGGCGGCAGCGTCATCACCACGTATGAGCACGCCCTGCGCGGCTTCGCGGGGGCGATGAGCGAGGAGCAGGCGCGCGCCCTGTCCAATGATCCGGAGGTGGCGTACGTCCAGCAGAACCAGGTGGTGGTGGCCTTCGACAACCAGGCCAACGCACCGTGGGGCCTGGATCGCGTGGACCAGCGCGACCTGCCGCTGAGCAAGTCGTACAGCTACGGCGGGCAGGGCCGGGGCGTGAACGCGTACATCATCGACACGGGCATCCGCACCTCGCACAGCGACTTCGGCGGGCGGGCGGAGGTCGGCTACGACGCGATCAACGACGGCAAGAAGGGCATCGACTGCAACGGCCACGGCACGCACGTGGCGGCCACGGTGGGTGGCAGCACCTACGGCGTGGCCAAGAGCGCGAAGCTGTACGCGGTGCGCGTGCTGAGCTGCAGCGGCTCGGGCTCGACGGCGGGCGTGATTGCCGGTGTGGACTGGGTGACCAACAACCACGTCAAGCCGGCGGTGGCCAACATGAGCCTGGGTGGCGGCGCGGACCGGGCGATGGACGACGCGGTCCGCCGGTCGGTGGCGGCGGGCGTCACCTATGTGCTGGCGGCGGGTAACGACAACAAGGATGCATGCACCACGTCTCCGGCGCGCACGCCCGAGGCCATCACGGTGGGCGCCACCACGGACACGGACGCACGTGCTTCGTTCTCCAACTTCGGCTCGTGCGTGGACATCTTCGCGCCCGGCCATCAGATCACCGCGGCCTGGTACACGAGCGACACGGACACGAAGACGATCAGCGGCACGTCGATGGCCGCGCCGCACACTGCGGGCGTGGCGGCGCTCTACCTGGAGCGCAACCCCAACGCATCGCCGAATGACGTGGTGAAGGCGCTGGCGGACAACGCCACGCCGGGCAAGGTGGGCACGCCGGGTTCGTGCTCGCCGAACAAGCTGGCCTTCACGGGCTTCATCGCGGGCGCGGTGCCCACCTCCAGCGCTCAGTAA
- a CDS encoding glutathione S-transferase family protein, translating to MSLAVYGHPFSSYTQKVLIALYENGTPFEFRCIGPDTPQHSAEWLRRWPLRKFPLLLDGERDIAETSIIIEYLQLVHPGPVRLLPADPMAALEVRFLDRFFDLHVMNAAQHAVDGALTGDPVKRQEGLALAVQKLERAYAWLEGKLGGRTWAAGADFTLADCAAAPSLFYADWTHRISESFPVLRAYRARLLTRPSFARAVEEARPFRPLFPLGAPDRD from the coding sequence ATGTCACTCGCGGTCTACGGTCATCCCTTCTCCTCGTACACGCAGAAAGTGCTCATCGCGCTGTATGAGAATGGCACGCCCTTCGAGTTCCGCTGCATCGGGCCGGATACGCCGCAGCACTCGGCGGAGTGGCTGCGGCGCTGGCCGTTGCGCAAGTTCCCGCTGCTCCTGGACGGCGAGCGCGACATCGCCGAGACCAGCATCATCATCGAGTACCTGCAGCTCGTGCATCCCGGGCCGGTGCGCCTGTTGCCCGCGGATCCGATGGCCGCGCTGGAGGTGCGCTTCCTCGACCGCTTCTTCGACCTGCACGTCATGAACGCGGCGCAGCACGCGGTAGACGGTGCGCTGACAGGAGACCCGGTGAAGCGCCAGGAAGGACTGGCGCTTGCTGTGCAAAAGCTGGAACGCGCCTACGCGTGGCTCGAAGGGAAGCTTGGCGGCAGGACCTGGGCCGCCGGGGCGGACTTCACCCTGGCGGACTGCGCGGCCGCGCCCTCGCTGTTCTACGCGGACTGGACGCACCGGATCTCCGAGTCGTTTCCCGTGCTGCGTGCCTACCGCGCGCGGTTGCTGACCCGACCGTCCTTTGCCCGGGCCGTGGAGGAAGCGCGACCGTTCCGGCCGCTCTTCCCCCTTGGGGCGCCGGACCGGGATTGA
- a CDS encoding TonB-dependent receptor produces MLRFTFVCMWVAFTSAAFAQGGTGIRGKVTDAKTGEPLMVVPVTVILGADAFVETNLEGQYELALPPGTYDVRYWADQYEGVDAKAVKVADGFVTLDIALKPVEGSFTEEVVVIGTVDSKSESGLLLKRKLANTVQDSIGSEQISRSPDSNAGDAVKRVASATVVGRNVYLRGLGGRYAATTVNGVALPSTDPDGHQAPLDLFPNALLSTLTVQKTFSAEMNGAFAGGVLGIETNSYPATFQAQVKLSLGANTQSTFRSRRTYEGGSQDFLGVDDGTRQLPDSIPEDRPLTTRDPQAEQVSESFSNVWTSRTSQGLPNGSLNVSVGDTHQWDGGQAFGYLASVTFSRSDAATNADVQTFRIDDQDLMPKDLYSSEFGATHTNWGALLNAGYQLDPLNDVSLLALVSRSTEDSAQLLQGFSDTDDANFDATRLKFAQRFLSFNQLRGTHRFGADNAFALRWQGNVSVTQAEEPDTRDMLYLEDNGVRRFRQAANSGERFFSTLSDTSGGGSLSLRFPLGRVEMNVGASAQLSRRHFDARRFAFLFVGEDPALLGLSAEEMLSEENIGPSFLAEERTFLTDRYEGTQSLYAGFLSAELPLAERLRAIAGARLEVFSQRLESGSPFAQGQAPASTDRATLNPMPSLNLVYGVTEKANLRAGYSFTVARPQFREIAPFLYYDAIRRRSVSGNPDLVSSRIHNADLRWEWFPTESEVFSMGGFFKRFIEPIEQVVVSSIQGDVGYRNAEAATALGLELEGRVSLGRVSEVLAPLRLGANLSLIHSRVNLGSSQQISTSESRPLQGQSPYVANVNLGYLRESSGTEVTVLYNVFGRRISEVGFNRLPDTYEQSFHRVDVTLSQRLSEQLRLKLTGTNLLNQSSVFQQLGTDVFRYRPGLTATAQVEWSPL; encoded by the coding sequence ATGCTTCGCTTCACGTTCGTATGCATGTGGGTCGCGTTCACCAGTGCCGCTTTCGCGCAGGGCGGCACGGGCATCCGCGGCAAGGTGACCGACGCCAAGACCGGTGAGCCGCTCATGGTGGTTCCCGTCACCGTCATCCTCGGCGCCGACGCCTTCGTGGAGACGAACCTCGAGGGCCAGTACGAGCTCGCCCTGCCTCCTGGCACGTACGACGTGCGCTACTGGGCCGATCAGTACGAAGGCGTGGACGCCAAGGCCGTGAAGGTGGCGGACGGCTTCGTGACGTTGGACATCGCGCTCAAGCCGGTGGAGGGCTCCTTCACCGAGGAAGTCGTCGTCATCGGCACGGTGGACTCCAAGAGCGAGAGCGGCCTGCTGCTGAAGCGCAAGCTCGCCAACACCGTGCAGGACTCCATTGGCAGCGAGCAGATCTCCCGCTCGCCGGACTCGAACGCGGGTGACGCCGTCAAGCGCGTGGCCTCCGCCACCGTGGTGGGCCGCAACGTCTACCTGCGCGGCCTGGGTGGCCGCTACGCCGCCACCACCGTCAACGGCGTCGCCCTGCCCAGCACGGACCCCGACGGGCACCAGGCGCCGTTGGACCTCTTCCCCAATGCGCTCCTGTCCACGCTCACCGTGCAGAAGACCTTCTCGGCCGAGATGAATGGTGCCTTCGCGGGCGGCGTGCTCGGCATCGAGACCAACTCCTACCCCGCCACGTTCCAGGCGCAGGTGAAGCTGTCGCTCGGCGCCAACACCCAGTCCACCTTCCGCTCGCGCCGGACGTACGAGGGCGGCAGCCAGGACTTCCTGGGCGTGGATGACGGCACGCGCCAGCTCCCGGACAGCATCCCCGAGGACCGACCGCTCACCACGCGTGACCCGCAGGCGGAGCAGGTCAGCGAGAGCTTCTCCAACGTCTGGACCAGCCGCACCTCCCAGGGCCTGCCCAATGGCAGCCTGAACGTCTCCGTGGGTGACACCCACCAGTGGGACGGAGGCCAGGCGTTCGGCTACCTCGCCAGCGTGACGTTCTCTCGGAGCGACGCGGCCACCAACGCCGACGTGCAGACCTTCCGCATCGATGACCAGGACCTGATGCCCAAGGACCTCTACAGCTCCGAGTTCGGCGCCACGCACACGAACTGGGGCGCGCTGCTCAACGCCGGCTACCAGCTGGACCCGCTCAACGACGTGAGCCTGCTGGCGCTGGTGAGCCGCTCGACGGAGGACTCGGCCCAGCTGCTCCAGGGCTTCTCGGACACGGACGACGCCAACTTCGACGCCACGCGCCTGAAGTTCGCTCAGCGCTTCCTGAGCTTCAACCAGCTCCGGGGCACGCACCGCTTCGGCGCGGACAACGCCTTCGCGCTGCGCTGGCAGGGCAACGTGTCGGTGACGCAGGCCGAGGAGCCGGACACGCGCGACATGCTGTACTTGGAGGACAACGGCGTGCGGCGCTTCCGCCAGGCCGCCAACAGCGGCGAGCGCTTCTTCTCCACCCTGAGCGACACGAGCGGCGGCGGCAGCCTCTCGCTGCGCTTCCCGCTGGGCCGTGTGGAGATGAACGTGGGGGCCTCGGCGCAGCTGTCCCGTCGCCACTTCGACGCGCGCCGCTTCGCCTTCCTCTTCGTCGGCGAGGACCCGGCCCTGCTGGGCCTGTCGGCCGAGGAGATGCTCTCCGAGGAGAACATCGGCCCTTCCTTCCTCGCCGAGGAGCGCACCTTCCTCACGGACCGCTACGAAGGCACCCAGTCGCTCTACGCCGGCTTCCTCAGCGCGGAGCTGCCGCTGGCCGAGCGGCTGCGCGCCATCGCCGGCGCGCGCCTGGAGGTGTTCTCCCAGCGGCTCGAGTCGGGCAGCCCCTTCGCTCAGGGCCAGGCGCCCGCCTCCACGGACCGCGCCACCCTCAACCCCATGCCCTCGCTGAACCTGGTCTACGGCGTGACGGAGAAGGCGAACCTGCGCGCGGGCTACAGCTTCACCGTGGCGCGGCCCCAGTTCCGTGAGATTGCCCCCTTCCTCTATTACGACGCTATCCGACGCCGCAGCGTGAGCGGCAACCCCGACCTGGTCTCCTCCCGCATCCACAACGCGGACCTGCGCTGGGAGTGGTTCCCCACCGAGAGCGAGGTCTTCTCCATGGGCGGCTTCTTCAAGCGCTTCATCGAGCCCATCGAGCAGGTGGTGGTCAGCTCCATCCAGGGAGACGTGGGCTACCGCAACGCGGAGGCGGCCACGGCGCTGGGCCTTGAGCTGGAAGGTCGGGTGTCCCTGGGCCGGGTGAGCGAGGTGCTCGCCCCGCTGCGCCTCGGGGCCAACCTGAGCCTCATCCACTCGCGAGTGAACCTGGGCAGTAGCCAGCAGATCAGCACCAGCGAGAGTCGGCCGCTGCAGGGCCAGTCCCCGTACGTGGCCAACGTGAACCTGGGCTACCTGCGCGAGAGCTCTGGCACCGAGGTGACGGTGCTCTACAACGTGTTCGGCCGGCGCATCTCCGAGGTGGGCTTCAACCGGCTGCCGGACACCTACGAGCAGTCGTTCCACCGCGTGGACGTGACGCTCAGCCAGCGGCTGTCCGAGCAGCTGCGGCTGAAGCTGACGGGGACGAACCTGCTGAACCAGTCCTCGGTCTTCCAGCAGCTTGGCACCGATGTGTTCCGCTACCGGCCCGGCCTCACGGCGACGGCACAGGTGGAGTGGAGCCCGCTGTAA
- a CDS encoding GMC oxidoreductase has protein sequence MNLSRRGLLKLGALGAITGVGSTLLGASAAQAAEAVPPVNSLNELLYRLAVPEIFRALPTAPEHSQALVIGTGFGASVAALRLGQAGVQVTMLERGSRWPRDLWRQLFSSDSLIDGRAVWFRTSFPGFDGITRPTDSFGGVLDVTDYEHIQVWRGAAVGGGSVVFTGAMVQPEKRFFDHVFQGVVSYEEMDQRYYPLARQMLAVSPMPPDVYQSAPFGHSRVWDTHATQAGYTPQRIDSIFRWDIVRRELTGTARPSAIIGESTFGNANGAKYDLGQNYLAQAEATGKVSIHPGHQVMAIGREANGRYWVQVNVVAPNGTVLRQRTLTADRLFLGAGSIGTSELLVAARDTGTLPSLNESIGTGWGTNGDAAVARTFSGLEGFNQGAPCASRILDERGMPVTLENWYVPNLPANPGLIGSLGMALDSQRASFRYDRLRKKVVLDWPSHGNDAVVAALRAVNTRIAEASGTQGGVPVLAPDVNATFTAHPLGGAVLGSATDAYGRVRGYDSLYVVDGAAIPGSTGTVNPSLTITALAERSIAEILRAGG, from the coding sequence ATGAATCTCTCGCGACGCGGTCTGCTCAAGCTCGGAGCCCTGGGAGCCATCACGGGCGTTGGCTCCACCCTCCTCGGGGCTAGCGCGGCCCAGGCCGCCGAGGCCGTGCCGCCCGTGAACTCGCTCAACGAGCTCCTGTACCGCCTCGCCGTGCCGGAGATCTTCCGGGCGCTGCCCACCGCGCCCGAGCACTCCCAAGCCCTGGTGATTGGCACGGGCTTCGGCGCCTCCGTGGCGGCGCTGCGGCTCGGGCAGGCGGGCGTGCAGGTCACCATGCTCGAGCGTGGGTCACGCTGGCCGCGAGACCTCTGGCGACAGCTCTTCTCCTCCGACTCGCTGATCGACGGCCGAGCCGTGTGGTTCAGAACGAGCTTCCCGGGCTTCGATGGCATCACCCGGCCCACCGACTCCTTCGGCGGAGTGCTCGACGTCACGGACTATGAGCACATCCAAGTCTGGCGCGGGGCCGCCGTCGGCGGTGGCTCGGTCGTCTTCACCGGGGCCATGGTGCAGCCCGAGAAGCGCTTCTTCGACCACGTCTTCCAGGGCGTCGTGAGCTACGAGGAGATGGACCAGCGCTACTACCCGCTGGCCCGCCAGATGCTCGCGGTCTCCCCCATGCCGCCGGATGTGTACCAGAGCGCGCCCTTCGGGCACTCCCGAGTCTGGGATACCCACGCCACCCAGGCCGGCTACACCCCGCAGCGCATCGACTCCATCTTTCGCTGGGACATCGTGCGGCGCGAGCTGACGGGCACCGCTCGCCCCTCCGCCATCATCGGAGAGAGCACCTTCGGCAACGCGAACGGTGCCAAGTACGATCTCGGGCAGAACTACCTCGCCCAGGCCGAGGCCACGGGCAAGGTGAGCATCCACCCCGGCCACCAGGTGATGGCCATCGGGCGCGAGGCGAACGGCCGCTACTGGGTACAGGTCAACGTCGTCGCTCCGAACGGCACCGTGCTCCGCCAGCGCACCCTGACGGCGGACCGGCTGTTCCTGGGCGCCGGCTCCATCGGCACCAGCGAGCTGCTCGTCGCCGCCCGAGACACCGGCACCCTGCCCTCCCTCAACGAGAGCATCGGCACCGGCTGGGGCACGAACGGAGACGCGGCGGTCGCGCGCACGTTCTCGGGCCTCGAGGGCTTCAACCAGGGCGCGCCGTGCGCCTCGCGCATCCTCGACGAGCGCGGGATGCCCGTGACGCTGGAGAACTGGTACGTCCCCAACCTGCCGGCCAACCCGGGCTTGATTGGCTCGCTCGGGATGGCCCTGGACTCCCAGCGCGCGAGCTTTCGCTATGACCGCCTCCGCAAGAAGGTGGTGCTCGACTGGCCCAGCCATGGCAATGACGCCGTCGTGGCCGCGCTGCGCGCCGTCAACACCCGCATCGCCGAAGCCAGCGGCACGCAGGGGGGCGTCCCCGTCCTGGCCCCCGACGTCAACGCCACCTTCACGGCCCACCCGCTCGGCGGCGCGGTGCTCGGGAGCGCGACCGACGCCTATGGCCGCGTACGGGGGTACGACTCCCTCTATGTCGTTGACGGAGCGGCGATTCCCGGCAGCACGGGGACGGTCAATCCCTCACTGACCATCACCGCGCTGGCGGAGCGGTCCATCGCCGAGATCCTCCGCGCGGGGGGGTAG
- a CDS encoding glutamine cyclotransferase, with protein MSTLKRTAEIAREYRPLDDARIHGVTFDGKLVWFARDNELIAFEPETETVVRRIPVPAANAGTAFDGEYLYQLAQGEILVIRPADGRIVRTLPSPGKGKDSGMAWADGHLWIGQYNDSKIHKVDAKTGAVVKTLTSDRFVTGVSCVEGALWHGASGDGKPCELRRLAPDGTVEESLTVPVESIAGVEGTGDGGFWCAGEKGRLRLVRRKSGP; from the coding sequence ATGAGCACGTTGAAACGAACCGCTGAGATCGCCCGCGAGTACCGCCCCCTCGATGACGCGCGCATCCATGGCGTCACCTTCGACGGGAAGCTCGTGTGGTTCGCGCGCGACAACGAGCTCATCGCCTTCGAGCCGGAGACCGAGACCGTCGTTCGCCGGATTCCGGTTCCGGCAGCGAATGCCGGTACCGCGTTCGATGGCGAGTACCTCTATCAGCTCGCCCAAGGTGAGATCCTCGTCATTCGGCCGGCCGATGGGCGCATCGTCCGAACGCTCCCCTCGCCGGGAAAGGGCAAGGACAGTGGGATGGCGTGGGCGGATGGTCATCTCTGGATCGGGCAGTACAACGACTCGAAGATCCACAAGGTGGACGCGAAGACCGGCGCGGTCGTGAAGACGCTCACGTCGGATCGCTTCGTCACCGGAGTGTCCTGCGTCGAAGGTGCGCTGTGGCATGGCGCGAGCGGGGATGGAAAGCCGTGCGAACTCCGGCGCCTGGCACCCGATGGCACGGTAGAGGAGTCACTGACCGTTCCCGTGGAGTCGATCGCAGGGGTCGAAGGGACAGGGGACGGTGGCTTCTGGTGTGCGGGGGAGAAGGGCAGGCTTCGGCTCGTCCGTCGCAAAAGCGGCCCTTGA
- a CDS encoding helix-turn-helix domain-containing protein, which yields MPSIPTLLHEAGSALASGEPLRALGLVGRIESALGLTLRGIAYAQIGDLELARACLERASSLADEPLTRARARAALVEISLSTGEPAPAARAARESADELARLGDERNAAMQRLVLARAEVLLGRLGEARRVVEEVMAAELAPDLLAVALLAQAEICLRAIATTDARDALLRARRALEGAPNHLLSRALVTLENELSHPIARLLRGGVPREADLFAIEDVSRGELLLVDACRRLVMGGRVTIPLARRPVLFALLLVLGRAWPDSVPRDELAARAFDVRRVNASHRSRLRVEIGRLRKAMDGLAAEPVATSDGYLLSSQREVVVLLPASDDEVSRIALLLGDGASWSAQGLAEHAGISKRTAQRVLGTLVANGGAIRTGKGRDVRYLRPGTPIASRMLLLGLVPRT from the coding sequence GTGCCGTCCATTCCCACACTCCTCCATGAAGCGGGAAGCGCGCTTGCCAGCGGCGAGCCCCTGAGGGCGCTCGGACTGGTCGGTCGAATCGAGAGCGCGCTCGGGCTCACGTTGAGAGGCATTGCCTATGCTCAGATCGGCGATCTCGAGCTGGCGAGAGCCTGCCTGGAGCGAGCCAGCTCGCTCGCGGACGAGCCGCTGACGCGTGCCCGTGCGCGAGCCGCGCTGGTCGAGATCTCCCTGAGCACGGGGGAGCCCGCGCCCGCCGCGCGAGCGGCGAGGGAGTCCGCGGACGAGCTCGCCCGCTTGGGGGACGAGCGCAATGCGGCGATGCAGCGCCTCGTCCTGGCTCGCGCCGAGGTGCTGCTCGGTCGCCTCGGCGAGGCCCGGCGTGTGGTCGAGGAGGTCATGGCAGCGGAGCTCGCACCGGACCTTCTCGCGGTCGCATTGCTCGCCCAGGCGGAGATCTGCCTCCGTGCCATCGCGACGACGGATGCACGCGATGCGCTCCTGCGTGCGCGTCGTGCCCTCGAGGGAGCACCGAATCACTTGCTCTCGCGGGCGCTCGTCACGCTCGAGAATGAACTCTCACACCCCATCGCCCGGTTGCTGCGCGGAGGCGTACCGCGCGAGGCGGACCTCTTCGCGATCGAGGACGTCTCTCGCGGTGAACTCCTCCTGGTCGATGCGTGTCGGCGCCTCGTCATGGGAGGTCGCGTCACGATTCCGCTCGCGAGGAGGCCCGTGTTGTTCGCGTTGCTCCTCGTCCTTGGCCGCGCCTGGCCGGACTCCGTGCCTCGAGACGAACTCGCGGCGCGCGCCTTCGACGTGCGTCGAGTCAACGCTTCGCACCGCTCGAGGCTGCGCGTCGAGATTGGCCGGCTCCGCAAGGCCATGGACGGGCTCGCCGCGGAGCCCGTCGCCACGTCCGACGGATACCTGCTCTCTTCCCAGCGTGAGGTGGTCGTTCTCCTGCCTGCTTCGGATGACGAGGTCTCACGTATCGCGCTCCTGCTCGGCGATGGCGCGTCGTGGTCGGCGCAAGGTCTGGCGGAGCATGCCGGCATCTCGAAGCGCACGGCGCAGCGGGTGCTCGGCACCCTGGTGGCGAACGGAGGAGCGATCCGGACGGGAAAGGGGCGGGACGTCCGCTATCTGCGGCCCGGCACCCCCATCGCGTCACGGATGTTACTCCTCGGGCTCGTTCCCAGGACGTAG